The following coding sequences are from one Planctomycetota bacterium window:
- a CDS encoding HAMP domain-containing histidine kinase, giving the protein MSLRNKILLALTAVMILILGILTFHLWMTAWGRVQTNQRGMTELLKSVTQDWLADVRTAEDWETLKTKLNYSTLFTNWVIVDDKLQPVISASPIPDAGIFKSDKYIAEVLNTRQSIFRDGFVITPLIMFNNKLFVMKMKPQQTSPDQDFNPIESVKTILLVMPLGTFILILSMYILLTKLVLNPIEVLAKASAEISKGNYNINIPPARSTDEIGNLLTTFGTMAKELNEYHHNMEGKIQEAREKIQATEAQLIVAQRLSATGTLAAGIAHEINNPLGGILNAADSLKKGNLDKAQTQQYLELIIDGLLRIQDTLKKILQSFSHRTSPQPLDLKIIIERAISLVHHRLEESKITLSNTLPLHVPQVFGDATELQQVFLNLLMNAVDAVNTHTTKHEKKIEIFHETDDKNITVCLRDTGVGMSQEELARAFDMFFTTKEPGKGTGLGLTVAYNIVQNHNGKIDIQSDKIKGTTVKISLPVINKKMESMVKR; this is encoded by the coding sequence ATGTCTCTACGAAATAAAATATTATTGGCCCTGACCGCCGTGATGATACTCATCCTGGGCATCCTGACCTTCCATCTATGGATGACCGCCTGGGGCCGGGTCCAAACCAACCAGCGCGGAATGACCGAACTCCTCAAAAGCGTTACCCAAGACTGGCTGGCTGATGTCCGAACCGCCGAGGACTGGGAAACCCTCAAGACAAAATTAAATTACTCCACCCTCTTCACCAATTGGGTCATCGTGGACGACAAGCTTCAGCCGGTTATCTCCGCGTCCCCTATTCCCGACGCCGGTATCTTTAAAAGTGACAAGTACATCGCCGAGGTTCTTAACACCCGCCAGTCCATCTTCCGCGACGGATTTGTCATTACCCCGTTGATTATGTTCAATAACAAACTCTTCGTCATGAAGATGAAACCCCAGCAGACCTCGCCCGACCAGGATTTCAATCCCATCGAATCGGTCAAAACCATCCTGCTGGTCATGCCGCTGGGCACATTCATATTAATCTTGAGCATGTATATCCTGCTGACCAAACTGGTATTAAACCCTATCGAGGTTCTGGCAAAAGCCAGCGCTGAAATCTCCAAGGGCAATTACAATATAAATATCCCGCCCGCCCGCAGCACCGATGAAATCGGCAACCTCCTGACCACCTTTGGCACAATGGCCAAGGAACTTAACGAATACCACCATAACATGGAAGGCAAAATCCAGGAAGCCCGGGAAAAGATTCAGGCCACCGAGGCCCAGTTAATCGTGGCCCAGCGCCTGTCCGCCACCGGCACTCTGGCCGCCGGCATTGCCCACGAAATCAATAACCCCCTGGGCGGCATCCTCAACGCCGCCGACTCGCTCAAGAAAGGCAACCTGGACAAGGCCCAAACCCAGCAGTACCTAGAACTGATAATCGACGGACTGCTCAGAATCCAGGACACCCTCAAGAAAATCCTCCAGTCATTCTCGCACCGGACCTCGCCCCAGCCGCTAGACCTGAAGATTATCATTGAACGGGCCATCTCGCTGGTCCACCACCGGCTGGAAGAAAGCAAAATAACCTTAAGTAATACCCTGCCCCTTCATGTGCCCCAGGTATTCGGCGACGCCACCGAGCTCCAGCAGGTATTCCTGAATCTCCTGATGAATGCGGTTGATGCGGTCAATACTCACACCACCAAGCACGAGAAAAAGATAGAAATATTCCACGAAACGGACGATAAGAATATCACGGTCTGCCTGCGCGACACCGGCGTGGGCATGAGCCAGGAAGAACTGGCCCGCGCCTTTGATATGTTCTTCACCACCAAAGAACCGGGCAAGGGCACCGGACTGGGACTAACGGTCGCCTATAACATCGTCCAGAACCACAACGGCAAGATTGACATCCAGAGCGATAAAATCAAGGGCACTACCGTAAAGATATCCCTGCCGGTCATCAATAAAAAGATGGAATCAATGGTCAAACGGTAA
- a CDS encoding type II secretion system F family protein, producing the protein MPRYAYVGVDQSGKKVAGEVEAPSPQDATNQIRKMGYFPSGVKEKAAGASTAGATVKPKKGFYVGGVSQKMLTQFTVQLATLQDAGLPLLRSLKILAAQLKPSKLKDVITDVYVDVEAGNSFSESLGKHPSVFDRLYVNMVKAGEAGGVLDTVLIRLATFMEKAQALKRKVIGAMTYPAVVILIAVLILTVIMTKVVPKFGKIFEEMEIGSGLPPQTQLLMSISNVLIDYWYLIPVIPLAIYFAVIGMARSPNGKIFIDRMKLRTPLIGIIFRKAAIARFSRTFGTLLNSGVPILEALNIVKNTVGNEVIATAIQHVHDSIREGESIVGPLSESKVFDMMVINMIEVGEESGELDKMLHKIADSYETEVDALVSSLTTIIEPAIIVFLGVAVGFIVIALFSPLVVLMQQLAK; encoded by the coding sequence ATGCCAAGATATGCCTATGTCGGAGTTGACCAATCAGGTAAAAAGGTGGCCGGTGAGGTAGAAGCCCCATCTCCGCAGGACGCAACCAATCAAATCCGTAAAATGGGCTATTTCCCATCCGGCGTCAAGGAAAAAGCCGCCGGCGCATCGACGGCCGGCGCCACGGTTAAACCGAAAAAAGGATTCTATGTCGGCGGCGTCAGCCAGAAAATGCTCACCCAGTTCACGGTCCAGCTAGCCACCCTTCAGGATGCCGGCCTGCCGCTCTTGAGAAGCTTGAAGATTCTGGCCGCGCAACTAAAGCCGTCCAAATTAAAGGACGTCATCACTGATGTCTATGTTGATGTGGAAGCCGGAAACTCTTTTTCAGAGTCATTGGGGAAACACCCGAGCGTCTTTGACCGCCTTTATGTGAATATGGTCAAAGCCGGCGAAGCCGGCGGCGTGCTGGACACCGTTCTTATCAGATTAGCCACCTTCATGGAAAAAGCCCAGGCGCTAAAACGCAAGGTCATCGGCGCGATGACCTACCCGGCCGTAGTCATCCTCATCGCCGTCCTGATTCTCACCGTCATTATGACCAAAGTCGTGCCCAAGTTCGGGAAGATATTCGAGGAAATGGAAATCGGTAGCGGCCTGCCGCCCCAGACACAATTGCTGATGAGCATCAGCAATGTCCTGATCGACTACTGGTATCTGATCCCAGTCATACCACTGGCTATTTATTTTGCCGTAATCGGCATGGCGCGTTCACCCAACGGAAAAATATTCATTGACCGGATGAAACTGCGCACGCCCTTGATCGGTATCATCTTCCGCAAGGCGGCCATCGCCCGTTTTTCCAGAACCTTCGGAACACTGCTCAACAGCGGCGTACCCATCCTGGAGGCGCTGAATATCGTGAAAAACACCGTGGGCAACGAAGTGATCGCCACCGCCATCCAGCACGTCCACGACAGCATCCGCGAGGGTGAAAGCATTGTCGGGCCTCTCTCGGAAAGCAAGGTCTTTGATATGATGGTGATTAATATGATAGAAGTCGGCGAGGAAAGCGGCGAACTGGATAAAATGCTCCACAAGATTGCCGACAGTTACGAAACCGAGGTAGACGCCCTGGTCTCGTCGCTGACCACTATCATCGAGCCGGCCATCATCGTCTTCCTGGGCGTGGCCGTCGGATTCATCGTTATTGCCCTGTTCTCGCCGTTAGTGGTCCTGATGCAGCAGCTGGCAAAATAA
- a CDS encoding NADH-quinone oxidoreductase subunit A: MLFDFAAVLVFIALAVLCVFFTLVFSWVVRPSKPSSEKASTYECGEIPAGNSWIKFNIHFYVIALIFIIFEVEILVLFPWAVVFQKLGMTGFIEMLVFVGILTLGLAYLWKKGDLDWVKDTNYLKDEDKKD, encoded by the coding sequence ATGTTATTTGATTTTGCGGCAGTTTTGGTCTTCATTGCCCTGGCCGTCCTGTGCGTATTCTTCACGCTGGTGTTTTCCTGGGTGGTCCGGCCCAGCAAACCCTCGTCTGAAAAGGCGTCCACCTACGAATGCGGCGAGATTCCAGCCGGCAATTCCTGGATTAAGTTCAATATTCATTTCTATGTCATTGCCCTGATTTTTATCATATTTGAGGTGGAAATCCTGGTGCTTTTCCCATGGGCCGTGGTTTTTCAGAAACTGGGCATGACCGGTTTCATAGAGATGCTGGTTTTTGTCGGCATTCTGACGCTGGGTTTGGCCTATCTATGGAAAAAGGGCGACCTGGATTGGGTCAAGGATACTAATTACCTGAAGGATGAGGACAAGAAAGACTAA
- the nuoB gene encoding NADH-quinone oxidoreductase subunit NuoB, with amino-acid sequence MSLIENRFNKNLIVTSADYFINWGRANSLWPVSFGLACCAIEMMATGMARYDIARFGAEAFRPSPRQADLMIVAGTITHKMASRVKLIYEQMSEPKYVMAMGSCACSGGPFVKHSYAVLKGADLVIPVDVYIPGCPPRPEALLEGLMKLQKLIRQKSIAKK; translated from the coding sequence ATGAGTCTGATAGAGAATCGGTTTAATAAGAATCTGATCGTAACCTCGGCTGATTATTTCATCAACTGGGGCCGGGCTAATTCGCTTTGGCCGGTATCGTTCGGTTTGGCTTGTTGTGCTATCGAGATGATGGCCACCGGCATGGCCCGTTATGATATCGCCCGTTTTGGAGCCGAGGCTTTTAGGCCTTCGCCCCGGCAGGCGGATTTGATGATTGTGGCAGGCACCATCACCCACAAGATGGCCTCACGGGTGAAGCTGATATATGAACAGATGTCTGAGCCCAAGTATGTCATGGCCATGGGCTCGTGCGCCTGTAGCGGCGGGCCGTTTGTCAAGCATTCGTATGCAGTGCTCAAGGGCGCTGATTTGGTGATACCTGTTGACGTTTATATCCCGGGCTGCCCGCCCAGGCCTGAGGCGTTGCTGGAAGGGCTGATGAAACTGCAGAAATTGATAAGGCAGAAGAGTATTGCCAAGAAATGA